Within the Trachemys scripta elegans isolate TJP31775 chromosome 4, CAS_Tse_1.0, whole genome shotgun sequence genome, the region AGATCTGAGCTGGAAGGGCTGAGTGCCCTGTGGATGGGTGGGTGATGCAGGCAGAAGGGTGAGAATGGGGGTGTTACACCCCAAGATTTTGCTGCATTGTGCTCACTCTCTGCTGCCTCTTCCTAAAGGGCCTGGGTCTCACCTCTCTGTATTTCTCTCCCTAGCAGTGGGACAGGTTCAGCAGAAACAGCACCTCAGAAGGGCAAGGTGAGTTTGCAGCTGCTTCTCCTGGTTGTGTGTGAGAATATTAGCTCCCCTGTGGGCTCTGgaattctctctccccacctccctgcccaggAGCTTGGGGATCCCCTCTGTCCTCCAACCTCAGAGGAGGAGACAGCCCCAGGGGAGGGGACTGGAGCCTCCAGAGGGAGGTGATGGGATATGGTCTATGGGGAGTCAGTCTGGGACTATCATCAGCCACTTAGGGGGAGGTGGAGGAATACAAATGGGAAATGTGTTGGCAAAATAGCTCCCCTGCCTCCCCTGAAAGTTAGATTCCCCAAGACCCCCACATTAATGCACCCTCCAGAAGGTGCTTATTCAGCCCTCCTTCGGAGCCACTGAGCTCCAACAGGGCACCTCCTGGGATCAGAGCTGGGCAGAATTCTTcagatgaaactttttttaaaagaaaacctcAATTTCAGTTTGACCAAAACGTTTTGTCAATTGGTGTTGAAATTTGCTGAATTagttcagataaaaaaaataatcagaaaaagcCAACAAGTTTTGTTAGGACATTTTCaggcaaaacattttgacttttcatttagacttttacgtccatttaattaaaaaaaaattaaaaggtgaaaaaactcAACCGCACTGATCTGTTCGAACCcaggagggtttttgtttttacttttttggaaCTGTGGCTGCCTGATAAATTTCAAGTTGAGCTCTGAGGCAGCTTCTCCTCCGATAAGGTTTGGGTgctataaaccctcatgctttaggacagtggtctccaaagttgGGTGCGCGCAAcccagggggtgcgcaagaggatccttcggggtgcatggcaggaggagcgctttttttggttttttttgcttcgtCAGTTTGGGCGGGAGTctgagtgccttttttttttttcccctcagcaaaaatggtagagccagtgcggcagggggtgcgtgctcaaatttttttactgatgggggtgcaggatcaaaaaagtttggagaccactgctttaggACACGAGCCAACATGTAACTATTTGGGGTTAGAAGGAAACTTCCCCTGGGGGGCCAGCTATCCCATAACTGCTACCAACAGACGTTCTTCCTCTGATCTATCTGGCACTAGCCAGTGTGGAGACAGGGTAATGATCTAGCTGGATTGCTGCTAGATCCAGTATGAAAGCTCCTATGATGAACACTATTTTTTGGCATGTCCCAAATCAGGACACCATCCCCCTGCCTTGTCCAAATGACATaacattttccagaaaaattcaaCCACCACCACAGGCCTCATTCCCTGGTATTAAGGTTGATCAGAGTTGCTTGGTGATTTTTAGATGGGGGCCAGGATTGGGCTTCTAGAAGAAACTGGGCTGTTGTCTTAACTATGGAGTGGTGCCACATTTCTCCAGATCTAATGGAGATTTTTATCAGTGTCTGGAGATGAAAAATAGCCTGACTCCAGTGCAGCACATGacagatgggacaggaagagagCAGCAGATGGGACAGCTCAAAGAGGAGAAAACAAATCTGTTAGCCTGGAGGGAGAGTCATAACACTGGGAGCTGCCTGCAACTTTTGGGGCACACAGCAGGGCTTGCTCTGATGCCTGTGCCAGGTACATGGCACGCCTCCCAGACTCTGCCCTCACTCAGCCAGTAACTCCACTGTTTAGTGAGGGCTTGAGGGAGCAGGTCAGCAGGCATCTTCTGGACATGAACTTATAGGGCCTCCCCTCCACCTCtgggtctcttccagtcctgccCTTCCAGGAGGTTTGGGGCCGCAGCTTCTGTCGGCCCTTGGAGATGCTGGTGGATATTGTGTCCGAGTACCCCAGTGAGGTGGAGCACATGTTCAGCCCTTCCTGCATCTCCCTGCAACGCTGCACCGGCTGCTGTGGAGACGagacactgcagtgtgtcccagtggAGACAGCCAATGTCACCATGCAGGTAAGAGCCAGGTGGGCTCAGCTCACAATGCAGGGACTCAGGCTCCTCTCCTGGTAGCTAAGATAACAATGTCGGGGCGTGGGAAATTAAGGCATGGAGAGGTTAGCTGACTTCCCCAGGCACAGTGAGTgaatcagtgtcagagccagcagTCATTCCTGACATTCCAccgaaccccttcccccacatccaTGCTTTGCCCTTGGAGGTGTGTGGGCTGGGACAATGCCCCCCTCGCCGGctctttgctgttctcccttttaTGACTTGTCTTTTTTGCTGAAAGGTCTCATCTTGGACCCTACAGTTACAAACACAGAGAGCCCGACACGGCGTGTATCCATGTGGGTGTGTGAGATGAGAGCGGTTTGTTGTCCCTGTGATGTGTGGTGCcccctggtgtggtggggtgagatgGACACTGCCCTGAAGGTGCAGCAAAACGAATCCCTGGGTCTCTGGTTCTGTTTTTTTCTCTGCCCCTCTCATCATAACCAGAGGTGTCTTTGGGGATGCTGGGCCACCTACCCATCCCATTACCATTTATAGCTAACAAATTtattccgaagaagtgggctgtagtccacaaaagcttatgctctaataaatttgttagtctctaaggtgccacaagtactcctgttctttttgcggatacagattaacacggctgctactctgaaacctgtcatttatagCTAGTGACTGCATTGGCATCCTGAGAGCCCTGTTCCCCTGGCGCACCAGAAGCCTGTGGGGCTGGAGAGGACGAGGGCGGTGCTGGGGCAGGCTGGCAGGAGAACAGGAGaagcaaaacaatgttttcaGAATCTGCTGGACCCAGGCTGTAGGGACCACACATTCTTTGGGTGGGAAATCTTGGGGTGCATGGATGGACCATGAAGCCTCTCTCCTTTCCAACAGCCTCAGGAGGCTTCACTCTTACTCCacagccctcccccagcaccacctAAGGCACCTGAGATCAGCATGCAGCCCTGCCctgacaaggagcagaggggaggggaatgaTGAATCAGCTTTGCCCTGGAGGTGTAGGGAATGAATGATTTTTGTTCCCTTTCAGCTCCTGAAGATGAAGCCAGCGGGGCAGGTGCCCTATGTGGAACTGTCCTTTACAGAGCACAGGCAGTGCGAGTGCAGGTATGGACCATCCAGTCTCATTCTTCTCCACCATGCAGGGAGTCACCAAGAGCAGGAGAGACCTCAGGGTGTGTCACCTCTTACAGTGAAGGCCTCAAACTCTCTCACAACCCAGGGGTTGCCAGGCCACCATGGACCCCTTGCTAAGTGGCTCTCCAGCACCATCTAGTGGCCTCTCACAGATGTatagaggctgttccagaaccgcATTGTTTTCCAGCTTGCTCAGAAGCTCTGACTGCTGAAGAGTGAGtcaggtccagattttcaaaagtggcctctggtTTTGGATGCCTCAATGTTAGGGGTTCAAATTGAGATACCTGAGGCCTGATTTTGAGAGGTGTGGAGCAACTACAGCTCCCGTTGCCACCAGCTGAAGTTGTGAGTGCTTAGCACCTCGCCAAATCAAGCACAAGGGATGTCAGTTTGGATTCCCAAAACTAGTGGCCACTCTTTTGGCCATGTCTACCTTCGTGTCTGACCCTCACTCTAGTTCCTCATCTATGCTGTGTCCTGGCTTCTCCTCTTTATCTCCAGGTGCTACTTTGATTGAGAGAAGCTACACTGCATTAAATACTTCCGGATGTGCATTTGTCACAAGTCATTTATGTCATTGGCAAAAGGATGTTTTATCATTGCGAGGGGGAGGAGCCCAAGCGTGGGAGTTCTGGCAGGCAGTCTGTCAATTAGGATGTAGTCCCAACCCTGTGGAATCAATGCTATTTCCATAGCATCCCGTCCTCCCCCAGTACCTAGGGGCTTTGCAGATGCCACATTTGCAGTGTGATCATTTTactctctcctttttcttctccAGGCCTCGGCGGGATACACTGAAGTCAGGAAGGTAAGTGCTATTAGCAGGGATTCTGGAGTTTGGGACTATCAGCCCTGGCTCATCTCCCATCCATTCAGActcttctttttcccctttccttttgaAGGAGGAGACCCAAGGGCCAAGGCAAGAGGAAACGAGAGAAGCAGCGACCTAAAGGCTGTGATCTGTGAGTGGGCGTTAATCCAGGAGGAGGGGTCACGGCAGTGTCTCTTTTCAGAGATT harbors:
- the PGF gene encoding placenta growth factor produces the protein MQLLSSFLKLLVALALQASHTQQWDRFSRNSTSEGQVLPFQEVWGRSFCRPLEMLVDIVSEYPSEVEHMFSPSCISLQRCTGCCGDETLQCVPVETANVTMQLLKMKPAGQVPYVELSFTEHRQCECRPRRDTLKSGRRRPKGQGKRKREKQRPKGCDLCAIPRR